The genomic region TGGCCTCGTCCAGGATCAGGATCGACGGATCCTTGAGAAACGCCCGGGCGATGGCGAGGCGCTGGCGCTGGCCTCCCGAGAGCCTGACCCCGCGCTCCCCGACATGGGTCCGGTAGCCCTCGGGCATGGCCGCGATGAAGTCGTGGCAGTGGGCCTGCCGGGCGGCGCGCTCGACCTCTTCGGGAGGAGCCTCCGGTTTGCCGTAGGCGATGTTGTAGAAGACGGTGTCGTTGAACAGGAACGTCTCCTGCGTGACGATGCCGATCCGGGCGCGGAGCGAAGCCAGCGTCACCTCCCGGATGTCGTGGCCGTCCACGAGGATGCGACCGGCGATGACGTCGTGGAAGCGCGGGAGCAGGTCCATCAGCGTCGTCTTCCCCGCGCCGCTCATCCCCACAAAGGCGACCAGTTCCCCCTTCTTCACGGTCAGGCTGATGTCGCTCAGCACGGGCGCGTCGCCGTCGGGGTAGCGGAAGATGACCCGGTCGAACTCGATCCGGTCGCTGAACCCGGGCAGCGGGGTCGCGCCCGGCCGGTCCACGATGGTGGGCGGGGTGTCCAGGAGCTCGAAGACGCGCTCGACCGAGGCGGTGGACTGCTGCACGGTGTTGGCGATCCGTGAGAGCTTGCGCACCGGCCCGTAGAGCAGGATCACCGCCGCCGTGAAGGAGAAGAACGTCCCCGGCGTCATCTGCCCCTGGATGACCTGGTAGCCGCCGTACCAGAGCGCCCCCATCATTCCCAGCGCCCCGAGCACCTCCATGAGGGGCTCGGTGATCTCGTCGGTCCGGTGGTCCTTGAGGGAAAGGTCGAGCAGGCGCTGGTTCACCCGCTCGAAGCGCTCCCGCTCGTGAGCCTCGCGGCCGAAGGCCTGGACGATCTTGGTGCCGACGAAGGACTCCTGGAGGACCACGGTCAGCTCGGCGATCTTCTCCTGGGAGCGCTTGTTGATCTTGTAGAGATTGCGCCCGATGGCCCGGACCGTGACTCCCACGAACGGAAAGATCACGACGGCGATCAGGGTCAGGACCCACTCCCGGGCCAGCATGACCGCCAGGAGGGCGACGATCGTGGCGACCTGGCGGA from Candidatus Rokuibacteriota bacterium harbors:
- a CDS encoding ATP-binding cassette domain-containing protein, which gives rise to MTDRLALFARLLAYLRPYWAWLVLGGGLALVVAAMDGMIAWLVKPAMDEIFLKRDLLMLKLIPLALLGAYLVKGCCRYAQSYLMAAVGERVIATLRRDLYTHIQGMPLAFFSGLHSAELMSRVVNDVNRLARLSSQVLVMAIRQVATIVALLAVMLAREWVLTLIAVVIFPFVGVTVRAIGRNLYKINKRSQEKIAELTVVLQESFVGTKIVQAFGREAHERERFERVNQRLLDLSLKDHRTDEITEPLMEVLGALGMMGALWYGGYQVIQGQMTPGTFFSFTAAVILLYGPVRKLSRIANTVQQSTASVERVFELLDTPPTIVDRPGATPLPGFSDRIEFDRVIFRYPDGDAPVLSDISLTVKKGELVAFVGMSGAGKTTLMDLLPRFHDVIAGRILVDGHDIREVTLASLRARIGIVTQETFLFNDTVFYNIAYGKPEAPPEEVERAARQAHCHDFIAAMPEGYRTHVGERGVRLSGGQRQRLAIARAFLKDPSILILDEATSDLDAESELMVQQALTDLIKGRTVLVIAHRLSTVRNADRIYVIHDGRIAEVGRHEELLAGDGIYRRLYALQVDPAFR